The bacterium genome includes a region encoding these proteins:
- a CDS encoding inositol monophosphatase family protein, producing the protein MEKIEKLSKFILKLAPEVSRKIKNSCRNIKKVYRHKYQDRTISLDHQIGSYWARKILKEFDSVRIDSEESEDCSGKGEIIVRIDPVDGSKHVLCGIDLVASAISVTYKGEVVFGLVINPFSGKFYWAYKNRGAFLNGKRIKVSHEGIETSFVMREDPTSKLFRDDAGEFRKCLRISEAIMKNSFRSRNIGLGSLSPCWVAEGAASAYLGLSGTTKLYDIEAAMLIAEEAGARACDLDGNLITSGSLAQLSGKGGSKKHLNIGIVIANPKAFGQINKILRRSCKF; encoded by the coding sequence ATGGAGAAAATTGAGAAATTATCAAAGTTCATACTTAAGCTAGCTCCGGAAGTGTCTCGGAAAATAAAGAACAGTTGCCGGAACATAAAGAAAGTTTATAGACATAAATATCAGGACAGGACAATTTCTCTCGATCATCAGATCGGCTCTTACTGGGCAAGAAAGATATTAAAGGAGTTTGATAGTGTCAGAATTGATTCTGAGGAGAGCGAGGATTGTTCTGGCAAGGGAGAAATTATTGTCAGGATAGACCCGGTTGACGGTTCAAAACACGTCCTTTGCGGTATTGATTTGGTAGCGAGCGCTATATCCGTGACGTACAAGGGAGAAGTGGTTTTCGGCTTAGTTATTAATCCCTTCTCAGGAAAATTCTATTGGGCGTACAAAAACCGTGGTGCTTTTTTGAACGGAAAGAGAATAAAAGTAAGCCACGAGGGGATAGAAACGAGCTTTGTTATGCGCGAAGATCCGACGTCCAAACTTTTCCGCGACGATGCCGGCGAATTCCGTAAGTGCCTTAGAATCTCAGAAGCGATAATGAAGAACAGCTTTCGTTCACGCAACATTGGCCTTGGCAGTTTGAGCCCTTGCTGGGTCGCCGAGGGCGCTGCCTCCGCCTACCTAGGACTATCCGGGACGACAAAGCTTTATGATATTGAGGCGGCCATGTTGATCGCTGAAGAGGCCGGCGCCAGAGCCTGTGACCTTGATGGAAACCTAATAACGAGCGGGTCTTTGGCTCAGCTTTCGGGAAAAGGCGGGTCTAAAAAACATTTAAATATAGGCATTGTTATCGCGAATCCGAAGGCTTTCGGTCAAATAAATAAAATATTGCGTCGCAGCTGTAAGTTCTAA
- the tsaD gene encoding tRNA (adenosine(37)-N6)-threonylcarbamoyltransferase complex transferase subunit TsaD, translated as MKKSFTILAIDTSCDDTCVAVTSNDRVLSNVIASQVEFHKPYGGVYPSLAKRKHQEFIEPTINEALRRAGLRWLEIDALAVTVGPGLAPALEVGIAKIKELAKQYRKSIIAVNHMEGHLLSSFALPNFSRKNSGGQAKNLKRKRLLSIVRPKFPILGLLVSGGHTQLVLMKGFGKYRLLGETLDDAAGEAFDKVAKMLGLGYPGGPIISELAKTGRPIYDLPVPMAGSGDLNFSFSGLKTACLYKLQKLGLTGDRPAFAPRATAGKQFYCDFAVSFEKTVVEALIIKLEKAIEQYRPKQVVLGGGVINNLPLRKAARKAAGEYGLKVFQPYHKNLFTDNAAMIGVCAFFQAKRGDFAKDIDSLDRQPNLNF; from the coding sequence GTGAAAAAGAGTTTTACCATTTTAGCTATTGATACCAGTTGCGACGATACTTGCGTTGCCGTCACTTCAAACGATCGCGTTTTGTCTAATGTCATTGCCTCGCAAGTAGAGTTTCATAAACCCTACGGCGGGGTTTACCCCTCTTTGGCTAAAAGAAAACACCAGGAATTCATTGAACCAACTATCAACGAAGCTTTACGGAGAGCGGGTCTCCGATGGCTTGAAATTGACGCCTTGGCAGTGACGGTTGGTCCGGGGTTAGCGCCAGCTTTGGAAGTGGGAATTGCCAAGATAAAGGAGTTGGCCAAACAATATAGAAAGTCGATAATCGCCGTCAACCACATGGAAGGGCATTTGCTTTCTTCTTTCGCCCTCCCAAATTTTTCAAGGAAAAATTCAGGCGGGCAGGCCAAAAACTTAAAACGTAAAAGATTGCTTTCTATCGTGAGGCCGAAATTTCCCATTTTAGGCCTTTTGGTTTCCGGCGGCCACACTCAGTTGGTTTTGATGAAAGGTTTTGGCAAATACCGGCTTTTAGGAGAAACCTTAGATGACGCGGCTGGTGAGGCCTTTGATAAGGTGGCGAAAATGCTGGGGTTGGGATATCCTGGCGGGCCGATTATTTCTGAGTTAGCCAAAACCGGCAGGCCGATCTATGATTTACCCGTGCCCATGGCGGGTTCGGGCGACTTGAATTTCAGTTTTTCCGGATTAAAAACCGCTTGCCTGTATAAATTGCAGAAGCTGGGATTAACGGGGGACAGGCCCGCCTTCGCCCCGAGGGCTACGGCGGGTAAACAATTCTACTGCGATTTTGCCGTTTCCTTTGAAAAAACGGTGGTTGAGGCCCTGATAATAAAATTAGAAAAGGCGATTGAACAATACCGGCCAAAACAGGTTGTCTTGGGCGGGGGAGTGATCAATAATTTGCCCTTAAGAAAAGCGGCGAGGAAAGCGGCAGGGGAATACGGCTTAAAGGTTTTCCAGCCGTATCACAAGAATCTCTTCACCGACAACGCCGCCATGATCGGAGTCTGCGCTTTCTTCCAGGCAAAGCGAGGAGATTTCGCCAAAGATATCGATTCTCTGGATCGTCAGCCGAACTTAAATTTTTAA
- a CDS encoding glycoside hydrolase family 1 protein — MEVIKFPKGFLWGASTSSHQAEGGNSNDWTEWEKANAHQLARKAGNNWTKQQQEMFPEMFRPENYISGRACDHYNRFEKDFDIAKLLGHNAHRFSIEWSRVEPEEGNFNEKEIEHYRQVILALRKRGLEPFVTLWHWTNPLWLPNWASNKAVDRFIKYVEKIVSSLKNEVKFWITVNESELYSAGSQLTLLWPPAGRNFISYILTIENLIKAHKAAYKIIKSIQPEAQVGVATHNVYLEAYKNRLRNAFVKKIGDWWINFYFLDMIKNHQDFIGLNYYFYYPIKDFRIYQNKNEEISDLGWEIFPEGIYHVLKDLRKYEKPIYITENGLADAKDAKREKFIKNHLYWINRAIQENIDVRGYFYWSLLDNFEWDKGFWPRFGLIEVDYQTMERKIRPSAYFYQKICQTNSLMI; from the coding sequence ATGGAGGTCATAAAATTTCCTAAAGGATTTTTGTGGGGAGCAAGTACTTCATCTCATCAAGCAGAAGGCGGCAATTCGAATGATTGGACCGAATGGGAAAAAGCCAATGCTCATCAGTTGGCTCGAAAAGCCGGAAATAACTGGACAAAACAACAACAAGAAATGTTTCCGGAAATGTTTAGGCCGGAAAATTACATTTCGGGCAGAGCTTGCGATCACTACAATCGCTTTGAAAAAGATTTTGATATTGCCAAATTGCTAGGCCACAATGCTCATCGTTTTTCTATTGAATGGTCGCGAGTTGAGCCAGAAGAAGGAAATTTTAACGAAAAGGAAATTGAGCATTACCGGCAGGTCATTTTGGCCTTGCGCAAACGCGGCCTTGAGCCATTTGTCACCCTTTGGCACTGGACTAACCCGCTGTGGCTCCCAAATTGGGCATCAAACAAAGCCGTTGATCGCTTTATCAAATACGTTGAAAAAATCGTCTCCTCGTTAAAAAACGAAGTAAAGTTTTGGATTACCGTGAATGAATCAGAACTATATTCAGCCGGTTCCCAATTAACTTTACTTTGGCCTCCTGCCGGACGAAATTTCATTTCCTATATTTTAACAATAGAAAATTTAATTAAAGCCCACAAAGCAGCTTATAAGATAATTAAAAGCATTCAGCCAGAAGCGCAAGTCGGGGTGGCTACTCATAATGTTTATCTTGAAGCTTATAAAAATAGGCTGCGCAACGCTTTCGTTAAAAAAATCGGGGATTGGTGGATAAATTTTTATTTCTTGGACATGATTAAGAACCATCAAGATTTTATAGGATTAAACTATTATTTTTATTACCCAATTAAGGATTTTAGAATCTATCAAAACAAAAATGAGGAAATTTCTGATTTGGGCTGGGAAATATTTCCCGAGGGAATTTACCACGTTCTTAAAGATTTAAGAAAATACGAAAAGCCGATCTATATCACGGAAAACGGCCTTGCCGATGCCAAAGACGCAAAGCGGGAAAAATTTATCAAGAATCACCTCTATTGGATAAATAGAGCGATTCAAGAAAATATTGACGTGCGCGGTTATTTTTATTGGTCTTTGCTTGATAACTTTGAGTGGGATAAGGGTTTCTGGCCGAGATTTGGACTAATTGAGGTTGATTATCAGACAATGGAACGCAAAATTAGGCCTAGCGCTTATTTTTATCAGAAAATTTGCCAAACTAATAGTTTAATGATCTAA
- a CDS encoding alpha-galactosidase, protein MIKDNIRLNGWQSWSSCGKLPRIRIPVNRYSPFGEKEVSVDSSKGGSLKPLATGWCSWYAFGVDIDEEKIVSQAKWIAENRKVAPLEYVLVDDGWAQWGDWLSSDKIKFPRGMKFVAQEIKNLGLKPGLWIAPFLVDPRSLLIKEHSNYLVRDRRGRLVDGRKVFKFGTPFFERFILDIRNPEAKRYLERVFEVLINDWGFEMLKLDFLYAQHFNPEYDGSRIPDSLFGEFLANIKNLYPQVYTIACGCPLKPAVGKVDAMRISADIIFPQLRNVPFINHWLHSRQLSQLEVNLEYRFSTRVFWNLDPDVFVCEKSTGFTRKQVYELLKLIKKARGLKFLGDDLTNLSKEQIDSFIIPLFKD, encoded by the coding sequence ATGATTAAAGACAATATTAGATTAAATGGTTGGCAATCGTGGAGCAGTTGCGGTAAATTGCCCCGGATTAGAATACCCGTTAACAGGTATTCCCCGTTCGGAGAAAAAGAGGTCTCGGTTGATTCTTCCAAGGGGGGTTCCCTGAAGCCTCTGGCCACCGGATGGTGTTCCTGGTATGCTTTCGGCGTTGACATTGACGAGGAGAAAATTGTTTCCCAGGCAAAATGGATTGCCGAAAACCGGAAAGTTGCTCCCCTGGAATACGTTTTGGTTGACGATGGCTGGGCTCAATGGGGCGATTGGCTTTCGTCAGACAAAATCAAATTTCCCCGAGGAATGAAATTCGTTGCCCAAGAAATTAAAAACCTCGGCTTAAAACCTGGCCTGTGGATTGCTCCCTTTCTTGTTGATCCAAGATCGCTTTTGATCAAAGAGCATTCTAATTACCTGGTTAGAGATAGGCGTGGTCGGCTAGTTGACGGCAGGAAAGTTTTCAAGTTTGGCACTCCCTTCTTTGAAAGGTTTATTCTTGATATTAGAAACCCAGAAGCCAAAAGATATCTGGAAAGAGTATTTGAAGTTTTGATCAATGACTGGGGTTTCGAGATGTTAAAACTGGATTTTCTTTATGCTCAGCATTTTAACCCGGAATACGATGGTTCCCGAATACCAGACAGTTTGTTCGGAGAATTCCTAGCCAATATTAAAAACCTTTATCCGCAGGTTTATACTATTGCTTGCGGTTGCCCGTTGAAACCGGCTGTCGGCAAGGTTGATGCGATGAGAATAAGCGCTGACATTATCTTTCCCCAGCTTAGAAATGTTCCTTTTATCAATCATTGGTTGCATTCGCGGCAGCTTAGCCAATTGGAAGTTAATCTTGAATATAGATTTTCGACTCGAGTTTTTTGGAATCTTGACCCTGATGTTTTTGTCTGCGAGAAATCGACAGGCTTTACGAGAAAACAAGTTTATGAGCTTTTGAAACTGATTAAAAAAGCCCGAGGACTTAAGTTTTTAGGAGACGATTTAACCAATCTTTCCAAAGAACAAATAGACTCATTTATTATTCCATTATTTAAAGATTAA
- a CDS encoding sugar phosphate nucleotidyltransferase — MQAVILAAGESSRFWPLNYQHKSLLKIMGRPLICYLLDELKKAGIKEIVIVQRPERDIEKELKNYSYEIDYVVQPEPKGMGDALWQAKPILKGPFIVLNAEIVNCQSIIKDLIRRYQKGAPKAIIVGQKTKTPQLFGMLKLEGKRVLGIVEKPKPGREPSNIKTVVIDLLTPEFFLTYEKVPKEQYDFEKALSAYARKVETEVLVVKGKEEEGPSFLKYPHQLFAIERFLLSRFLVPKISKTTKISPKAIIEGQVFIGENTTVFENAVIKGPCYIGDNCLIGSHSLVRENVNLENNVVIGASAEVTRSVFQEGSPTRSGFFGSTHSGYFGDSIIGSNCHFGSGVITANFRLDEKNILITVKNRKIDTGSPRLGVIVGRNSYFGLHSSTMPGVFIGSDCIIGPGTIVFKNVPDNSKVITKFQTQILKSKKT; from the coding sequence ATGCAAGCAGTAATTTTAGCAGCCGGAGAATCTTCAAGATTTTGGCCGTTGAATTACCAACACAAGTCTTTGCTGAAAATCATGGGCCGGCCTTTGATTTGCTATTTGCTCGACGAATTAAAAAAGGCGGGGATCAAAGAAATCGTGATTGTCCAAAGACCCGAAAGAGACATTGAAAAAGAATTGAAGAATTATTCTTATGAAATAGACTATGTTGTTCAGCCGGAGCCAAAAGGAATGGGGGATGCCCTCTGGCAGGCAAAGCCCATTTTAAAAGGGCCGTTTATTGTTTTGAACGCCGAGATTGTTAACTGCCAAAGCATAATTAAAGACCTTATCAGGCGTTACCAAAAAGGGGCCCCGAAGGCGATTATTGTGGGGCAGAAAACAAAAACCCCGCAATTGTTCGGAATGTTAAAATTGGAAGGTAAGAGAGTTCTTGGAATCGTTGAAAAACCTAAACCCGGGCGAGAACCTTCCAATATCAAGACCGTTGTCATTGATCTTTTGACGCCCGAATTTTTTCTGACTTATGAAAAAGTACCCAAGGAACAGTACGATTTTGAAAAAGCCCTTTCTGCGTATGCCAGGAAGGTTGAAACGGAGGTTTTGGTAGTCAAGGGCAAAGAAGAGGAAGGGCCGTCGTTTTTAAAATACCCCCATCAGCTTTTTGCAATAGAACGTTTTTTGCTTTCACGGTTTTTAGTTCCGAAAATATCCAAGACGACTAAAATTTCCCCTAAAGCCATTATCGAGGGCCAGGTTTTTATCGGCGAAAACACCACCGTCTTTGAGAACGCTGTCATCAAGGGCCCTTGCTATATCGGCGATAACTGCCTAATCGGCAGCCACTCTCTGGTTAGAGAAAACGTTAACTTGGAAAATAATGTTGTTATAGGCGCTTCTGCCGAGGTGACTAGATCTGTTTTTCAGGAGGGCAGCCCGACTCGTTCCGGCTTTTTTGGTTCAACCCACTCCGGCTATTTTGGCGATTCGATCATCGGGTCGAACTGTCATTTCGGCTCAGGCGTAATTACCGCCAACTTTAGATTGGACGAAAAGAATATTTTGATTACTGTAAAAAACCGGAAAATCGATACCGGTTCGCCGCGCTTAGGAGTGATCGTCGGCAGGAATTCTTACTTTGGCCTTCATTCAAGCACAATGCCAGGAGTTTTTATAGGATCTGACTGCATCATTGGACCGGGAACGATTGTTTTTAAAAATGTGCCCGATAACAGCAAAGTGATTACCAAATTTCAGACACAGATTTTAAAATCCAAAAAAACATAG
- the glyA gene encoding serine hydroxymethyltransferase: protein MTNKLSKTDPEISNLILAEEKRQQESLIMIPSENYTSKAVRKALGSVLTDKYSEGYPGKRYYQGNQFVDEVEKIAIERAKKLFGVPYVNVQPHSGCEGNLAILGAICEPGDKILSQHLSMGGHLSMGQSASVTSKYYQAHYYGLTKKGDINWLELEAQAKKHRPKIIFCGGTAFTKIFNFAKFAKIADDIGAYFVADISHIAGLIASNAHPSPKNWADVIMTTTHKTLRGPRGAMVMVTKRGLKKDSGLLAKIDQAVFPGLQGGPHNNNIAALAVALKEAAAPQFRNYARQIVKNSGILAGELTKFGFVLIGGGSQNHMVWIDLTNKGLDGWTVAWACEAAGIICNRQTIPFDKRPPYYPSGLRLGTPALTTRGMKEKEMALIAGWLNNIVEHLQRINLEDIGSKNKGKDQQARKNFKKAIFEDKHLLNLKAGVKKLCHKFLVKSI from the coding sequence ATGACAAACAAACTCAGCAAAACCGATCCAGAAATTTCTAATTTGATTCTGGCCGAGGAAAAACGACAACAGGAGTCGTTGATAATGATTCCTTCGGAAAATTATACTTCCAAGGCTGTGCGTAAAGCTCTGGGTTCGGTTCTGACAGACAAATACAGCGAGGGTTATCCGGGCAAAAGGTATTATCAGGGAAACCAGTTTGTTGACGAGGTCGAAAAAATCGCGATTGAACGGGCGAAAAAACTTTTTGGAGTACCTTATGTTAACGTCCAACCTCATTCTGGCTGCGAAGGCAATCTAGCGATTTTGGGAGCGATTTGTGAGCCCGGGGATAAAATTTTATCCCAGCATCTATCCATGGGTGGGCATTTATCTATGGGCCAGAGCGCTTCAGTGACCTCAAAGTATTACCAAGCCCATTATTACGGCCTAACCAAGAAAGGAGACATCAACTGGTTGGAGCTGGAAGCTCAGGCGAAAAAGCATCGGCCGAAAATCATTTTCTGCGGCGGCACTGCTTTTACCAAGATTTTCAATTTTGCCAAGTTTGCCAAAATCGCAGATGATATCGGCGCCTATTTTGTCGCCGACATTTCTCATATCGCCGGTCTTATTGCCAGCAACGCTCATCCCTCGCCGAAAAACTGGGCTGACGTTATCATGACGACCACTCATAAAACTCTTCGCGGGCCGAGAGGGGCGATGGTTATGGTGACAAAAAGGGGATTAAAGAAAGACTCAGGCCTTTTAGCCAAAATTGATCAGGCGGTTTTCCCCGGCCTCCAGGGCGGGCCGCATAACAACAACATCGCCGCCCTGGCAGTCGCTCTCAAAGAAGCGGCCGCTCCTCAGTTTCGGAATTATGCCCGACAGATTGTTAAAAACAGCGGCATTTTAGCCGGGGAATTGACGAAATTCGGCTTTGTTCTAATTGGCGGCGGCAGCCAGAACCACATGGTCTGGATTGACCTGACAAATAAAGGGCTTGACGGCTGGACAGTTGCCTGGGCTTGTGAGGCAGCCGGCATTATTTGCAATCGTCAAACTATTCCTTTTGACAAAAGACCTCCTTATTATCCTTCTGGCTTGCGGCTGGGAACTCCAGCTTTAACTACGAGAGGCATGAAAGAAAAAGAAATGGCCTTGATTGCCGGCTGGTTGAATAATATTGTTGAGCACCTGCAAAGGATTAATCTGGAAGACATCGGCAGCAAGAATAAAGGAAAAGACCAGCAGGCTAGAAAAAACTTCAAAAAAGCTATTTTCGAAGACAAACACTTGCTGAATTTAAAAGCCGGGGTGAAAAAGCTTTGCCACAAGTTTCTGGTTAAAAGCATTTAA
- a CDS encoding bifunctional 5,10-methylenetetrahydrofolate dehydrogenase/5,10-methenyltetrahydrofolate cyclohydrolase — MARILDGKKLSERILLAVAQEIKNRKLKLKLAVVFVGEDKVGKTYLRKKREACEKAGIGFQALGFPGNISKAEFKKEIEKIVRDRANSGVVIQLPLPFDRATTQSFLNLIPPAKDPDCLGEKRLEKFSKGSNQVLPPVVAAIAKFFKEYKIRAKGKNAVVVGQGRLVGLPVSIWLKQQGAKVVVCDRKTKNIAGKLKKADIIISGAGSPRLIKGSMVKRGATVVDCGTSVESGRTCGDVDFKSVSKKAGFISPVPGGVGPLAVACLLENLVKISQIQRN, encoded by the coding sequence ATGGCAAGAATTCTTGACGGGAAAAAGTTGAGCGAAAGGATTTTGCTGGCAGTCGCCCAAGAAATTAAAAACCGCAAATTGAAATTAAAATTAGCGGTTGTTTTTGTCGGCGAAGACAAAGTAGGCAAAACTTATCTAAGGAAAAAAAGAGAGGCCTGCGAAAAGGCAGGCATCGGTTTTCAAGCTCTCGGTTTTCCTGGAAATATCAGCAAGGCAGAGTTTAAAAAAGAAATTGAGAAGATTGTCCGCGACCGGGCTAATTCAGGAGTGGTTATCCAATTGCCTTTGCCGTTTGACCGTGCTACTACCCAATCATTTTTGAATTTGATACCGCCGGCAAAAGATCCAGATTGCTTGGGTGAAAAGCGTCTTGAGAAATTCAGCAAAGGGAGTAATCAGGTTTTGCCGCCGGTGGTTGCCGCTATTGCCAAATTCTTCAAAGAATACAAAATCAGGGCTAAAGGGAAAAACGCGGTTGTTGTCGGCCAAGGCCGCTTAGTTGGACTGCCGGTAAGTATCTGGCTAAAACAACAAGGAGCGAAGGTAGTTGTTTGCGACAGAAAGACAAAGAATATTGCCGGTAAGCTCAAAAAAGCAGATATTATCATTTCCGGCGCCGGCAGTCCGCGCCTGATCAAGGGTTCGATGGTAAAAAGGGGAGCTACGGTCGTTGACTGCGGCACGAGCGTTGAAAGCGGGAGAACCTGCGGCGACGTTGATTTTAAAAGCGTTTCCAAAAAAGCCGGCTTTATTTCGCCGGTTCCCGGAGGCGTCGGGCCTTTGGCCGTCGCCTGTCTTCTAGAAAACTTAGTTAAAATTAGCCAAATTCAACGGAATTAG
- a CDS encoding YvcK family protein produces MSKIREKKIVVIGGGTGTYVVLFGLKKYPVKLSAVVSMSDSGGSNRILRDEFGLLPTSDIRQCLVALAANNNGSEALLRKLFMYRFCRGKGTKGMTFGNLFMAALADILGSQEKAIIQTQNILKIKGEILPVTLTDSQLVAVYENGRKVAGEHYIDEPRHNGKIKIKKAFLSPTAKAYLPAIRAIKKADLIVIGPGDLYTSIISNLLVKGITDAIRKSRTKKVFVMNLMTKCGQTYGLSAKDHIFALEKYLGKNSLDFVLINSKPMPPGILKKYQAERAFPVVDDLKDSQPKVIRKDFLGRQVISRVAEDVLWRSLIRHDSHKLAKAIINLL; encoded by the coding sequence ATGTCAAAAATAAGAGAAAAGAAAATTGTGGTCATTGGTGGCGGCACCGGCACTTATGTTGTCTTGTTTGGGCTCAAAAAATATCCGGTTAAGCTTTCGGCCGTAGTTTCTATGTCAGACAGCGGAGGTAGTAATCGGATCTTGCGCGACGAGTTTGGCTTGCTGCCAACCAGCGATATCAGGCAGTGTCTAGTGGCTTTGGCTGCAAATAATAATGGTTCGGAGGCGTTGCTACGAAAATTGTTTATGTACCGCTTTTGCCGGGGCAAGGGCACGAAAGGCATGACTTTTGGCAATTTATTTATGGCAGCCCTGGCCGATATTCTCGGCTCCCAAGAGAAAGCTATTATCCAGACACAGAATATCTTAAAGATTAAAGGCGAGATTCTGCCGGTTACCTTGACTGATTCGCAACTAGTTGCTGTTTACGAGAATGGCCGAAAAGTGGCGGGCGAACACTATATCGACGAGCCAAGGCACAACGGCAAGATAAAAATCAAAAAAGCGTTCTTGTCGCCCACAGCCAAAGCCTATTTGCCGGCTATCAGAGCAATCAAGAAAGCTGATTTAATCGTGATTGGGCCGGGCGATCTTTATACCAGCATAATTTCTAATCTCTTGGTGAAAGGGATCACTGACGCCATTAGGAAGTCTCGGACCAAGAAAGTATTTGTGATGAATCTAATGACAAAATGCGGTCAGACATATGGTCTTTCCGCCAAAGACCATATTTTTGCTTTAGAAAAATATCTGGGAAAAAACTCTTTGGATTTTGTATTGATTAACTCAAAGCCAATGCCGCCTGGGATTTTAAAAAAGTATCAAGCGGAGCGGGCTTTTCCTGTCGTTGACGACCTTAAAGATTCACAACCTAAAGTTATCAGAAAAGATTTTCTGGGGCGACAAGTAATATCAAGAGTGGCTGAGGATGTTTTATGGCGCAGCCTGATCCGTCACGATTCCCATAAGTTAGCTAAAGCTATTATCAATCTTTTATAA
- a CDS encoding L-threonylcarbamoyladenylate synthase, protein MKIIKLKNKKIAIKKAIAVLKNGGLVIYPTETCYGIAADATNIEAVKKILEFKGSRGGKPISVAVADRKMAQMYVEINDTAENLYRQFLPGPLTVVSKSRGKAARILEAGRGTLGVRIPDYPLALEIIKEFGRPITSTSANTSGKKTPYCLADVLKYTTKKRLGLADLFLDAGRLPYNPPSTVVDTTLNELKVLRQGEIKFKATARNTFISGSEEETKKIARTIFERYKNLLKKKPIIFALQGELGSGKTQFAKGLGQALKIKDNIVSPTFTIIREYPIKSGRSDLPQFFHIDTWRLERGEELLDLGLEKMLKPGNVIAIEWLQKIKPILRKVERDKRIKLILVDIKMISEDTRKILYND, encoded by the coding sequence GTGAAGATTATTAAACTCAAAAACAAAAAGATAGCGATTAAAAAAGCCATTGCCGTTTTAAAAAACGGCGGTTTAGTTATCTATCCGACAGAAACCTGTTATGGCATCGCCGCTGACGCGACTAATATAGAAGCGGTTAAAAAGATTCTAGAATTCAAGGGCAGCCGGGGAGGAAAGCCGATTTCTGTTGCCGTTGCCGACAGAAAAATGGCACAAATGTATGTGGAGATTAACGACACGGCAGAAAACCTTTATCGGCAGTTTTTGCCCGGTCCCCTGACCGTGGTTTCAAAGAGCCGGGGCAAAGCCGCCAGAATTTTGGAAGCAGGGCGCGGCACTCTGGGCGTCAGGATTCCCGATTATCCCTTGGCTTTGGAAATTATCAAAGAATTTGGCAGACCGATAACTTCCACTTCAGCCAATACCTCGGGAAAGAAAACGCCTTATTGTCTGGCCGACGTTTTAAAATACACCACTAAAAAGCGCCTTGGTTTGGCAGATTTGTTTTTGGATGCGGGCCGCCTGCCCTATAATCCACCCTCAACCGTGGTTGATACGACTTTAAACGAGCTTAAAGTTTTACGCCAAGGGGAAATAAAGTTTAAGGCGACAGCGAGGAATACTTTTATATCAGGCTCTGAAGAAGAAACTAAAAAGATTGCCAGAACGATTTTTGAGAGGTACAAGAATCTATTAAAGAAAAAGCCGATTATTTTCGCCCTTCAGGGAGAGTTGGGCTCGGGCAAAACCCAATTTGCCAAAGGTCTTGGCCAGGCCTTAAAAATCAAAGACAATATTGTTTCCCCAACCTTTACCATCATCCGTGAATACCCCATAAAAAGTGGGAGGTCGGACCTCCCACAATTTTTCCATATTGATACCTGGCGTTTGGAAAGAGGTGAAGAACTATTAGACTTGGGCTTGGAAAAAATGCTAAAACCAGGGAACGTGATAGCGATTGAGTGGCTGCAGAAAATCAAGCCGATTTTAAGAAAGGTTGAACGAGACAAAAGGATTAAATTAATATTGGTAGACATTAAAATGATTTCTGAAGATACGAGAAAAATTCTTTATAATGATTAA